The Globicephala melas chromosome 20, mGloMel1.2, whole genome shotgun sequence genome contains a region encoding:
- the RFNG gene encoding beta-1,3-N-acetylglucosaminyltransferase radical fringe has product MSRARGALCRACLALAAALAALLLLPLPLPRAPAPAPTRAPAPGPGPHAPPARPATAPRLRPDDVFIAVKTTRKNHGPRLGLLLRTWISRARRQTFIFTDGDDPELQLQEGSHVVNTNCSAVHTRQALCCKMSVEYDKFIESGRKWFCHVDDDNYVNPEGLLQLLSTFSPSQDVYLGRPSLDHPIEATERVQGGGTVTTVKFWFATGGAGFCLSRGLALKMSPWASLGSFMSTAERVRLPDDCTVGYIVEGLLGARLLHSSLFHSHLESLQRLPPDTLLQQVTLSYGGPENPHNVVNVAGGFSLQQDPTRFKSVHCLLYPDTDWCPEQKQSDVASR; this is encoded by the exons ATGAGCCGCGCGCGGGGGGCGCTGTGCCGGGCCTGCCTCGCGCTGGCCGCGGCCCTGGccgcgctgctgctgctgccactgccgcTACCCCGCGCGCCCGCGCCGGCCCCGACCCgggccccggcccccggccccggcccacACGCTCCCCCTGCCCGTCCCGCCACCGCCCCCCGCctgcggcccgacgacgtcttcATCGCGGTCAAGACCACCCGGAAGAACCACGGGCCGCGCCTGGGTCTGCTGCTGCGCACCTGGATCTCCCGGGCCCGACGGCAG ACGTTCATCTTTACCGACGGGGATGACCCTGAGCTACAGCTCCAGGAAG GCAGCCATGTCGTCAACACCAACTGCTCAGCCGTGCACACACGCCAGGCTCTGTGCTGCAAGATGTCAGTGGAATATGACAAGTTCATTGAGTCTGGACGCAA GTGGTTCTGCCATGTGGACGATGACAACTACGTAAACCCCGAAGGCCTGCTGCAGCTGCTGTCCACCTTCTCACCCAGCCAAGACGTCTACCTGGGGCGGCCCAGCCTGGACCACCCCATCGAGGCTACCGAGAGGGTCCAAGGAGGTGGAACC GTAACCACGGTCAAGTTCTGGTTTGCTACCGGAGGGGCCGGGTTCTGCTTGAGCAGAGGCCTTGCACTCAAGATGAGCCCATGGGCCAG CCTGGGCAGTTTCATGAGCACAGCCGAGCGGGTGCGGCTGCCGGACGACTGCACGGTGGGCTACATTGTGGAGGGGCTGCTGGGCGCCCGCCTGTTGCACAGCTCGCTGTTCCACTCCCACCTGGAGAGCCTGCAGAGGCTGCCGCCCGACACCCTGCTCCAGCAG gtCACCTTGAGCTACGGGGGTCCTGAGAACCCACATAATGTGGTGAACGTGGCCGGAGGCTTCAGCCTGCAGCAGGACCCCACGCG GTTTAAGTCCGTCCACTGCCTTCTTTACCCGGACACGGACTGGTGTCCTGAGCAGAAGCAGAGTGACGTCGCCTCTCGGTGA